One window from the genome of Rhodococcus sp. ABRD24 encodes:
- the arsC gene encoding arsenate reductase (glutaredoxin) (This arsenate reductase requires both glutathione and glutaredoxin to convert arsenate to arsenite, after which the efflux transporter formed by ArsA and ArsB can extrude the arsenite from the cell, providing resistance.) has translation MAKTATIYHNPRCSTSRNTLKLIEEAGLEPTVVKYLETPPSRDGLRKLLDDAGLRPSEAIRTKEAIYKELGLASASEDELLDAMVDNPILIERPIVVTDKGTVLARPFEKVREIL, from the coding sequence ATGGCGAAGACCGCAACGATTTATCACAATCCCCGCTGCAGCACGTCGCGGAACACGTTGAAGCTCATCGAGGAGGCAGGCCTCGAACCCACCGTCGTCAAGTACCTCGAGACGCCGCCGTCCCGGGACGGCCTGCGCAAGCTGCTCGACGATGCGGGCCTGCGCCCGAGCGAGGCCATCCGCACGAAGGAGGCAATCTACAAGGAGCTCGGTCTCGCGTCGGCCTCGGAAGACGAACTGCTCGACGCGATGGTCGACAACCCGATTCTGATCGAGCGCCCGATCGTGGTGACAGACAAGGGCACCGTGCTCGCGCGCCCGTTCGAGAAGGTGCGCGAGATCCTCTAG
- a CDS encoding ABC transporter ATP-binding protein: MSISLRNVVLTYPDGDNRLRALDDVDLEVNRGELVAVTGPSGSGKSSLLAVAGLLTNPDEGSVTIDGTDVTGLDRAARTDMRREKLGFVFQQSNLLPSLTATEQLQMITHLSGGSVRDSRGRARELLCSLGLEGQLDRRPNQLSGGQRQRVAIARSLVNAPAVLLVDEPTSALDEERSREIVALLAELSRERSVATVMVTHDLSQLDLVDAAFEMHSGALRPRAAKIATAAY; encoded by the coding sequence ATGAGCATCTCGCTCCGCAACGTCGTACTGACCTACCCCGACGGGGACAACCGACTACGCGCGCTCGACGACGTCGACCTGGAAGTGAACCGCGGCGAGCTGGTCGCCGTCACCGGGCCGTCAGGCTCCGGGAAGTCGAGCCTGCTCGCGGTGGCCGGACTGCTGACGAATCCCGACGAGGGCAGCGTGACAATCGACGGTACCGACGTCACAGGGCTCGACCGCGCGGCCCGCACCGACATGCGCCGCGAGAAGCTCGGTTTCGTGTTCCAGCAGTCGAACCTGCTGCCGTCGCTCACCGCGACGGAGCAATTGCAGATGATCACGCATCTGAGTGGGGGTTCGGTGCGCGACAGCCGCGGGCGGGCCCGCGAACTGCTGTGCAGTCTCGGGCTCGAGGGCCAGCTCGATCGACGCCCGAACCAGCTCTCCGGTGGCCAGCGCCAGCGCGTCGCGATCGCCCGATCACTCGTGAACGCCCCGGCGGTCCTGTTGGTCGACGAGCCGACATCGGCGCTGGACGAGGAACGCAGCCGCGAAATCGTCGCCCTGCTCGCCGAGCTGAGCCGCGAGCGTTCCGTCGCGACGGTGATGGTGACGCACGACCTGAGTCAGCTGGACCTGGTGGACGCCGCATTCGAGATGCACAGTGGCGCACTGCGTCCGCGGGCCGCGAAGATCGCTACAGCAGCTTACTGA
- a CDS encoding ABC transporter permease, protein MFLSIRDLRFAKGRFTLMSSALFLISLMVVMLSGLTTGLGNQSIAAVKHIGANSFAFGKPAEGQSLSFGESTVTEQQRDALAATDGVDEAAVIGIAPVRITMGDREVAASAFGVDGHSFASPARIDAGSVAVDKELARDNGWDVGSRIDIGADTFTVTALVEDSLYSHQPVVWMNHDAWTHLPAAGGSDGTVIAMRTSSGFDSGAAARATGTSITDESGALNAIGSYTSERGSLLLMQAMLMTVSALVVGAFFTVWTIQRSQDLAILKAVGASTKYLLKDALGQSLIVLTLGAGIGTLAAVGLGAIASQAVPFTLTLSGTLVPFAALIVMGMIGATAALARIVSIDPQTALANAR, encoded by the coding sequence ATGTTCCTCAGTATCCGAGACCTCCGCTTCGCCAAGGGTCGATTCACCCTCATGAGCTCGGCTCTGTTCCTGATCTCCCTGATGGTCGTGATGCTGTCGGGGCTGACCACTGGACTGGGCAACCAATCCATCGCCGCAGTCAAGCACATCGGTGCGAACAGCTTCGCGTTCGGCAAGCCGGCCGAAGGACAGTCCCTGTCGTTCGGGGAGTCCACCGTGACCGAGCAGCAGCGCGATGCCCTCGCCGCCACCGATGGTGTCGATGAGGCGGCCGTCATCGGGATCGCCCCGGTGCGGATCACCATGGGAGACAGAGAGGTCGCCGCTTCAGCGTTCGGTGTGGACGGTCACTCGTTCGCCTCTCCCGCCCGCATCGACGCGGGCTCCGTCGCGGTCGACAAGGAGCTTGCGCGGGACAACGGCTGGGATGTCGGGAGCCGGATCGACATCGGCGCCGACACCTTCACTGTCACCGCCCTCGTCGAAGACTCCCTCTACAGTCACCAGCCGGTCGTGTGGATGAACCACGACGCGTGGACACATCTGCCGGCCGCAGGCGGCAGCGACGGCACCGTGATCGCGATGCGCACCTCCAGTGGGTTCGACTCCGGCGCCGCGGCCAGAGCCACCGGCACGTCGATCACCGACGAGAGCGGCGCCCTGAACGCGATCGGCTCCTACACCTCCGAGCGCGGATCCCTGCTGTTGATGCAGGCCATGCTGATGACAGTCAGCGCCCTCGTCGTCGGTGCGTTCTTCACCGTCTGGACCATCCAGCGCAGTCAGGACCTCGCCATCCTCAAGGCTGTCGGCGCCTCCACGAAGTACCTGCTCAAGGACGCACTCGGGCAGTCGCTGATCGTCCTGACGCTCGGCGCAGGCATCGGCACCCTGGCCGCCGTGGGCCTGGGCGCGATCGCCTCGCAGGCCGTGCCGTTCACACTGACCCTCTCGGGCACGCTCGTCCCGTTCGCCGCCCTCATCGTGATGGGCATGATCGGCGCCACTGCGGCACTCGCCCGGATCGTCTCGATCGACCCTCAGACCGCGCTCGCGAACGCGCGCTGA
- a CDS encoding arginine deiminase translates to MSAREPARLGVDTEVGTLRTVLLHRPGDELRRLTPRNNDQLLFDGLPWVDRAQDEHDAFADVLRGYGVEVLLLADLLAETLTASGAARMQGIAAAVDPRRLGHTLAQDLSAYLRGIPATELAMILTAGMTFDELPIGTGASAPSLVRLMHHGGDFVIDPLPNLLFTRDSSFWVGGRVAITSLALPARVREASLMDLIYAHHPRFRGVRRAYESHTAPVEGGDVLLLAPGVIAVGVGERTTPAGAEALARSVFEDGLAHTVLAVPIEQRRASMHLDTVCTMVDSDAVVMYAAVRDSLSAFTIRREETGVGIGGPAPFLEAAAAAMGIGKLRVIDTGLDDHITAEREQWDDGNNTLALAPGVVVAYERNVETNARMEASGIEVLRISGSELGSGRGGPRCMSCPLARDPLA, encoded by the coding sequence ATGAGCGCGCGGGAGCCGGCGAGGCTGGGTGTGGACACCGAGGTGGGGACCCTGCGAACGGTGCTGTTGCATCGACCGGGTGACGAACTACGGCGACTCACCCCGCGCAACAACGACCAGTTGCTCTTCGACGGCCTGCCCTGGGTCGATCGTGCCCAGGACGAGCACGACGCATTCGCCGATGTGCTGCGCGGGTACGGCGTCGAGGTGCTGCTGCTGGCGGACCTCCTCGCCGAGACTTTGACTGCCAGCGGCGCGGCGCGCATGCAGGGGATAGCGGCGGCGGTCGATCCGCGGAGGCTGGGCCACACGCTCGCACAGGACCTGTCGGCGTATCTGCGGGGTATCCCGGCCACCGAGCTGGCCATGATCCTCACCGCGGGGATGACGTTCGACGAGTTGCCGATCGGCACCGGCGCGTCGGCTCCGTCGCTGGTCCGGCTGATGCATCACGGGGGAGACTTCGTCATAGACCCGCTGCCGAACCTGCTGTTCACCCGGGACTCGTCGTTCTGGGTGGGCGGGCGTGTGGCGATCACGTCGCTCGCTCTCCCCGCGCGGGTTCGTGAGGCCTCGCTCATGGACCTGATCTACGCGCACCATCCGCGGTTCCGGGGTGTACGCCGGGCCTACGAATCCCACACGGCTCCGGTGGAGGGCGGCGATGTGCTGTTGCTCGCGCCCGGGGTCATCGCCGTCGGGGTGGGGGAGCGAACGACGCCGGCCGGTGCGGAAGCGCTGGCGCGCAGCGTGTTCGAGGACGGTTTGGCGCACACCGTGCTGGCCGTTCCGATCGAGCAGCGGCGCGCGTCGATGCATCTGGACACCGTGTGCACGATGGTCGACTCGGATGCGGTGGTGATGTACGCGGCCGTGCGGGACAGCCTGTCGGCGTTCACGATTCGACGCGAGGAGACGGGGGTGGGCATCGGTGGCCCGGCGCCGTTCCTCGAAGCGGCCGCGGCGGCGATGGGAATAGGGAAGCTGCGGGTGATCGACACCGGCCTCGACGACCACATCACCGCCGAGCGTGAACAGTGGGACGATGGCAACAACACCCTGGCCCTCGCGCCCGGTGTTGTCGTCGCGTACGAGCGCAACGTCGAGACGAACGCCCGCATGGAGGCGTCGGGGATCGAAGTTCTGCGGATCTCCGGTTCGGAACTCGGGTCAGGCCGGGGCGGACCGCGCTGCATGTCGTGCCCGCTCGCGCGCGATCCGCTGGCCTGA
- a CDS encoding GntR family transcriptional regulator — protein sequence MPPFEQLRVRILEMVQREELVAGTKIPTVRALAADLGVAPNTVARTYRELEQLGVIETRGRLGSFVAESGDPTRTKGQRAATDYVAAVRRLGISNEDAVAFVTAALRGA from the coding sequence ATGCCGCCGTTCGAGCAGCTCCGGGTGCGGATCCTCGAGATGGTCCAGCGGGAGGAGCTGGTGGCCGGCACCAAGATTCCGACAGTCCGCGCGCTCGCCGCGGATCTGGGTGTCGCGCCCAACACGGTCGCCCGCACGTATCGGGAACTCGAGCAGCTCGGCGTGATCGAGACCCGTGGCCGACTGGGATCGTTCGTGGCGGAATCCGGTGATCCGACGCGGACGAAGGGGCAGCGTGCGGCAACCGACTACGTCGCCGCCGTCCGCCGCCTGGGGATCTCGAACGAGGACGCGGTCGCATTCGTGACAGCCGCCCTGCGCGGCGCCTGA
- a CDS encoding response regulator transcription factor codes for MSGEVRVLLVDDHPVVRAGLRALLASHDGVEVVAEASSGEEAVTLAAIAKPDVVLMDLRLGAGMDGAQATAGIVAAENPPRVVVLTTYDTDADILRAVEAGAAGYLLKDTDPQVLIESVFAAARGETVLDPDVAQRLYRRMQQPRAELSAREVEVIALVARGLSNRAIAKQLFVSEATVKSHLVHAFTKLAVDSRTAAVAAARERGLIS; via the coding sequence ATGAGCGGTGAGGTCCGGGTGCTGCTCGTCGACGATCATCCGGTGGTCCGGGCCGGTCTTCGGGCACTCCTGGCGTCGCACGACGGCGTGGAGGTGGTCGCGGAGGCATCCTCGGGCGAGGAGGCCGTGACACTCGCTGCGATCGCGAAACCCGATGTGGTGCTGATGGATCTGCGCCTCGGCGCGGGAATGGATGGTGCCCAGGCGACGGCCGGCATCGTCGCCGCCGAGAATCCGCCCCGGGTGGTGGTGCTGACTACGTACGATACCGACGCCGACATCCTGCGGGCCGTCGAGGCAGGCGCCGCGGGGTATCTGCTCAAGGACACTGATCCACAGGTGCTGATCGAGTCGGTGTTCGCCGCCGCACGCGGTGAGACCGTCCTGGATCCGGATGTGGCACAGCGGCTCTACCGCAGAATGCAGCAGCCGCGCGCCGAGCTCAGCGCCCGTGAGGTCGAGGTGATCGCGCTGGTCGCCCGGGGGTTGTCCAATCGGGCCATCGCCAAGCAGTTGTTCGTCAGTGAGGCGACGGTGAAATCGCACCTGGTGCACGCGTTCACCAAGCTTGCGGTGGACAGCCGAACCGCGGCGGTGGCCGCGGCGCGCGAACGGGGTCTGATCAGCTGA
- a CDS encoding phospholipid carrier-dependent glycosyltransferase: protein MTQLTDERPTPPSAGARVVSPGPLVPAADFGPTDRRRGWVVTLLVTAIAAITRFTMLNYPTDAGTPVFDEKHYAPQGWQVLTGNGIEDNPGYGLVVHPPVGKQLIAIGEALFGYNGWGWRFASAVAGTLLVLLVVRIVRRLSRSTLVGAIAGILLIVDGVTFVSSRLGMLDIFLALFTVAALGCLVVDRDQVRQRMARVHAEGRIDLSSLGPRMGVRWWRFGAGIMLGLACGTKWSGMYFIAFFGLLSVAFDIAARRAYGVRKPWLGTAVRDIGPALYALVVIPLGVYLATYWAWFSSETGVDRHAVGNQIGTGGTFSFVPEALRALWYYSGKVLEFHSGLTNSAGNRHPWESKPWTWPMGLRPMLYYFAEGEHVSGCGGQTCVKAIMLIGTPAMWWLALPVLGWALWRTVVSRDWRYATVLTGYAAAFLPWFATLDRQMYYFYAVALAPFLVMALALVLGEILGTARDSAERRGTGLLAVCLYVGLVVANFVWLWPILTAMPITPELWQQQLWLPSWR from the coding sequence GTGACCCAGCTGACGGACGAGCGCCCGACACCGCCGTCAGCCGGCGCTCGCGTCGTCAGTCCGGGACCGCTGGTCCCGGCGGCGGACTTCGGTCCGACCGACCGGAGGCGCGGTTGGGTGGTGACCCTGTTGGTCACGGCGATCGCCGCGATCACCCGGTTCACAATGCTGAACTATCCCACCGACGCCGGCACGCCCGTGTTCGACGAGAAGCACTACGCGCCACAGGGGTGGCAGGTTCTCACCGGCAATGGCATCGAGGACAACCCGGGATACGGGCTGGTGGTGCATCCCCCGGTCGGCAAGCAGCTGATCGCGATCGGCGAGGCGCTGTTCGGCTACAACGGCTGGGGCTGGCGGTTCGCGTCCGCGGTCGCGGGCACCCTGCTGGTGCTGCTGGTGGTGCGGATCGTACGGCGTCTGAGCCGCTCCACGCTGGTGGGTGCGATCGCCGGCATCCTCCTGATCGTCGACGGCGTCACATTCGTCTCCTCCAGGCTGGGAATGCTCGACATCTTCCTGGCCCTGTTCACCGTCGCGGCGCTGGGCTGCCTGGTCGTCGATCGAGACCAAGTGCGCCAGCGAATGGCCCGGGTTCATGCGGAGGGCCGCATCGACCTCAGCTCGCTCGGCCCCCGGATGGGTGTGCGCTGGTGGCGGTTCGGTGCCGGAATCATGCTCGGGCTGGCGTGCGGCACCAAGTGGTCCGGGATGTACTTCATCGCATTCTTCGGGCTGCTCAGCGTCGCATTCGACATCGCAGCGCGGCGAGCGTACGGCGTGCGCAAGCCGTGGCTCGGTACCGCGGTCCGCGACATCGGACCGGCGCTCTACGCGCTGGTGGTGATCCCGCTCGGGGTCTACCTGGCGACCTATTGGGCCTGGTTCTCGAGCGAGACCGGCGTCGACCGGCACGCCGTAGGCAACCAGATCGGCACCGGTGGCACGTTCTCGTTCGTCCCCGAGGCATTGCGGGCGCTGTGGTACTACAGCGGCAAGGTCCTCGAATTCCATTCCGGCCTCACCAATTCCGCGGGCAATCGCCACCCGTGGGAGTCGAAACCGTGGACGTGGCCGATGGGCCTGCGCCCGATGCTGTACTACTTCGCCGAGGGCGAGCACGTATCGGGCTGCGGCGGTCAGACTTGCGTCAAAGCCATCATGCTGATCGGCACGCCCGCGATGTGGTGGCTGGCCTTGCCTGTGCTGGGCTGGGCGTTGTGGCGCACCGTCGTCAGCCGTGACTGGCGGTACGCGACCGTCCTCACCGGTTACGCCGCCGCGTTCCTGCCGTGGTTCGCGACCCTCGACCGTCAGATGTACTACTTCTACGCCGTGGCTCTGGCACCGTTCCTGGTGATGGCACTCGCCCTGGTTCTCGGCGAGATCCTCGGCACGGCGCGCGATTCCGCTGAGCGCCGGGGCACCGGACTGCTCGCGGTGTGTCTCTACGTGGGCCTGGTGGTCGCGAACTTCGTATGGCTGTGGCCGATCCTCACGGCCATGCCGATCACCCCTGAACTGTGGCAACAGCAGTTGTGGTTGCCGAGCTGGCGTTGA
- a CDS encoding sensor histidine kinase gives MRTSDVHHPGGVAPVLRTMQIGAHLLFVLLLAVGVGRVLVERGPHAAWIVVLAALELAWYATGVWFVRRSGVAGDQSIQRGPGQIWLAVLILGWLTLVASDANFAWLVFALFFLCFHLLSVQFALVTTAALTAVAIAASLWHGATNTVASVVGPIFGAAVAAGMAMVYQQLVREAAQRQLLVEELTEAHRELLGAQDELVALQRESGALAERSRLARDIHDTLAQGFSSILLLARAGLRGTEATPTLTQIADTAQQNLTEARRVVDALTPSDLESAPLESALRRQLVQLEQHTGTVGELFTDGDPVPLPMDYDVALLRVAQSALANVRLHSHADRVRLTLTYANDEVRLDVADDGIGFSEREAGGFGLRAMRDRLALLGGTLVVESAPGDGTAVAATLPVGRPA, from the coding sequence ATGCGAACCTCCGATGTGCACCACCCTGGCGGCGTTGCGCCGGTATTGCGGACAATGCAGATCGGCGCCCATCTCCTGTTCGTGCTGCTGCTCGCGGTGGGCGTTGGACGTGTCCTGGTCGAGCGTGGGCCGCATGCGGCGTGGATCGTCGTGCTGGCGGCACTCGAGCTCGCGTGGTACGCCACGGGCGTCTGGTTCGTCCGCCGCAGCGGCGTTGCCGGTGATCAGTCGATCCAGCGCGGTCCGGGACAGATCTGGCTGGCGGTCCTGATTCTGGGGTGGCTCACGCTGGTGGCGTCGGACGCCAACTTCGCCTGGCTGGTCTTCGCATTGTTCTTTCTGTGCTTCCACCTCCTGTCGGTGCAGTTCGCGCTGGTGACGACGGCGGCGCTGACTGCGGTGGCGATCGCGGCCAGTTTGTGGCACGGCGCCACCAATACGGTGGCATCCGTCGTCGGCCCGATCTTCGGTGCCGCGGTAGCGGCTGGGATGGCGATGGTCTATCAACAGTTGGTTCGCGAGGCGGCGCAGCGGCAACTCCTGGTCGAAGAACTCACCGAGGCCCACCGTGAGCTGCTCGGTGCGCAGGACGAACTGGTTGCTCTGCAGCGTGAGTCCGGCGCCCTCGCTGAGCGCTCGCGCCTGGCCCGGGACATCCACGACACCCTGGCTCAGGGCTTTTCGTCGATCCTGCTGCTGGCCCGCGCGGGTCTGCGGGGAACCGAGGCCACTCCGACTCTCACCCAGATCGCCGACACCGCTCAGCAGAACCTCACCGAGGCCCGGCGGGTGGTGGACGCGCTGACTCCGTCGGATCTCGAGTCGGCACCGCTCGAGTCGGCGTTGCGCAGGCAGCTGGTTCAGCTCGAGCAGCACACCGGAACAGTCGGGGAACTGTTCACAGATGGCGACCCCGTTCCGCTGCCGATGGATTACGACGTCGCACTGCTGCGGGTGGCGCAGAGTGCACTCGCGAACGTCCGGCTGCATTCGCACGCCGATCGGGTCCGGTTGACGCTCACGTATGCGAACGACGAGGTGCGACTGGACGTGGCCGACGACGGTATCGGGTTCAGCGAGCGCGAGGCCGGAGGGTTCGGCCTGCGAGCGATGCGGGACCGGCTGGCGCTGCTGGGTGGCACACTGGTCGTCGAATCGGCACCAGGGGACGGAACAGCTGTCGCCGCAACACTTCCCGTCGGGCGTCCGGCATGA
- the rsmI gene encoding 16S rRNA (cytidine(1402)-2'-O)-methyltransferase yields MTGRLVLAATPMGDIGDASERLRTALGSADVVAAEDTRRTKSLAAALGVAITGRVVSFYDQVEVARLPALVADVEEGKTVLLVTDAGMPSVSDPGYRLVAACVAKELPVTCLPGPSAVTTALALSGLPVERFCFDGFPPRKQGQRRTWFSSLRTEPRACVFFEAPHRLAACLADAVEILGGERRAAVCRELTKTYEEVRRGTLAELAEWAVEGARGEITVVLEGAQPISVDPEDLVGEVERLVADGVRLKDACAQLATEGVSKRELYETVLAARRD; encoded by the coding sequence ATGACTGGTCGCCTCGTCCTCGCCGCAACTCCGATGGGCGATATCGGTGATGCCTCCGAACGGCTGCGCACCGCGCTCGGCTCGGCCGACGTTGTCGCTGCGGAGGACACCCGCCGGACCAAGTCGCTCGCCGCGGCACTCGGGGTCGCGATCACCGGCCGGGTGGTCAGTTTCTACGACCAGGTCGAGGTCGCCCGGCTGCCTGCGCTGGTCGCCGACGTCGAAGAGGGGAAGACCGTTCTGCTGGTGACCGATGCCGGTATGCCGTCGGTCAGTGACCCCGGTTACCGGCTGGTTGCTGCGTGCGTCGCGAAGGAGCTGCCGGTGACGTGCCTGCCCGGCCCGTCCGCGGTGACGACCGCGCTCGCGCTGTCGGGGCTGCCGGTGGAGCGGTTCTGCTTCGACGGATTTCCACCGCGAAAGCAGGGGCAGCGCCGGACGTGGTTCTCCTCGCTTCGCACCGAGCCTCGCGCGTGCGTGTTCTTCGAGGCGCCGCACCGACTGGCCGCGTGTCTCGCCGACGCGGTCGAGATCCTCGGCGGCGAGCGTCGCGCCGCGGTGTGCCGTGAACTGACCAAGACGTACGAAGAGGTACGGCGGGGCACGCTCGCCGAACTAGCGGAGTGGGCCGTAGAGGGTGCACGCGGCGAGATCACGGTGGTGCTCGAGGGAGCGCAGCCGATATCCGTGGATCCGGAGGATCTCGTCGGGGAGGTCGAGCGATTGGTGGCTGACGGTGTGCGGCTCAAGGACGCCTGCGCACAGCTCGCGACCGAGGGCGTGTCCAAGCGCGAACTCTATGAGACGGTGCTCGCCGCGCGGCGCGACTGA
- a CDS encoding BCCT family transporter produces the protein MSGARELSGTDRVVFTVAASAVAAIVVWGLAAPENLESVTGAVLDWLVTNMGWLFVIAASGFVIFALWLAASRYGQIPLGRDGEKPAFTTVSWIAMMFSAGMGIGLMFFGVAEPVAHYVIPPPGTDGGVGTAMATTMFHWSLHPWSIYAVMGMAIAYGTYRRGRPQLISAAFFPLLGRRSEGPIGRAIDILAIFATMFGTAASLGLGALQIGSGIEVIGWMGEVGTFLLVAVVAVLTLAFVASAVSGVAKGIQWLSNINMVLALALAVFVFVLGPTVLILNLIPTTIGKYVADVAAMSARTAASSNPATADWLSSWTIFYWAWWISWTPFVGMFLARISRGRTIRQFVVGVILVPSLVSLVWFSVFGGAGIAQQREGADLAGRDTTESQLFGMLEHLPLFGVSTVLVMLLVAIFFVSGADAASMVMGTLSQRGALAPSRWVVVFWGLLTGAVAALILWTGGADALTGLQTMTIIAAAPFVVVMIGLCLSLYRDLSRDPMILADRKERRLSVRGRRRWT, from the coding sequence ATGTCAGGCGCGCGTGAGCTGTCCGGGACCGATCGTGTGGTGTTCACCGTGGCCGCATCCGCCGTCGCGGCCATTGTCGTCTGGGGGCTCGCCGCGCCGGAGAACCTCGAATCCGTCACCGGTGCTGTGCTCGACTGGCTGGTCACCAACATGGGCTGGCTGTTCGTGATCGCCGCCTCCGGCTTCGTGATCTTCGCACTGTGGCTCGCGGCGAGCCGGTACGGACAGATCCCGCTCGGAAGGGACGGGGAGAAGCCCGCCTTCACCACCGTCAGCTGGATCGCGATGATGTTCAGCGCAGGGATGGGCATCGGGTTGATGTTCTTCGGTGTCGCCGAACCGGTGGCCCACTACGTCATCCCGCCGCCCGGAACCGACGGCGGCGTCGGGACGGCGATGGCGACCACGATGTTCCATTGGAGCCTGCATCCGTGGTCGATCTATGCGGTGATGGGGATGGCGATCGCGTACGGCACCTACCGGCGCGGACGGCCCCAATTGATCAGCGCCGCATTCTTCCCGCTGCTCGGCCGCCGCAGCGAGGGACCGATCGGACGAGCCATCGACATCCTCGCGATATTCGCGACCATGTTCGGTACCGCGGCGTCCCTCGGGCTCGGTGCCCTGCAGATCGGGTCCGGCATCGAGGTGATCGGCTGGATGGGTGAGGTAGGGACCTTCCTGCTCGTCGCCGTCGTCGCCGTCCTCACACTGGCCTTCGTCGCCTCCGCGGTATCGGGTGTCGCCAAGGGAATCCAGTGGCTCTCGAACATCAACATGGTTCTCGCGCTGGCTCTGGCGGTGTTCGTGTTCGTGCTCGGGCCGACGGTGCTGATCCTCAACCTGATCCCGACCACGATCGGCAAATACGTCGCAGACGTGGCAGCGATGTCGGCGCGCACCGCGGCGTCGAGTAATCCCGCGACAGCCGACTGGCTGTCGTCGTGGACGATCTTCTACTGGGCCTGGTGGATCTCCTGGACCCCGTTCGTCGGGATGTTCCTTGCCCGGATCAGCCGTGGACGCACCATCCGGCAGTTCGTCGTCGGCGTGATCCTCGTTCCCAGTCTGGTGAGCTTGGTGTGGTTCTCGGTGTTCGGCGGCGCGGGGATCGCCCAGCAGCGTGAGGGCGCCGATCTGGCCGGCCGCGATACCACCGAATCGCAGCTGTTCGGCATGCTCGAACACCTGCCGCTGTTCGGGGTCTCCACGGTGCTGGTGATGCTGCTGGTCGCGATCTTCTTCGTCTCCGGTGCGGACGCGGCCTCGATGGTGATGGGCACACTGTCGCAGCGTGGGGCCCTGGCGCCGTCGCGATGGGTGGTCGTCTTCTGGGGTCTGCTCACCGGCGCCGTGGCGGCGCTGATCCTGTGGACCGGTGGCGCCGATGCGCTCACCGGACTGCAGACGATGACGATCATCGCTGCCGCGCCGTTCGTCGTCGTCATGATCGGTCTGTGCCTGTCGCTGTACCGGGATCTCTCGCGTGACCCGATGATCCTGGCGGATCGCAAGGAACGCCGCCTGTCAGTTCGTGGGCGACGCCGATGGACGTGA
- a CDS encoding DUF2505 domain-containing protein, translated as MPKRFEFSAEFDHPVERVHAVLIDEDYWRSRIVEGSRGTVRVESVADDDGLPLVTVTMTETVDPDRLPAVVARTVRGDLRMERIDTWRTVRDGSASGRLSGSSTGIPVTIDGEYRLRPGGSGSVLDIRGTVRVRIPLLGSQIELMVRKMVEQMVARDRDEAQRRLDRAV; from the coding sequence ATGCCGAAGCGGTTCGAGTTCTCGGCCGAGTTCGACCATCCCGTCGAGCGGGTGCACGCCGTCCTGATCGACGAGGACTACTGGCGCTCGCGCATCGTCGAGGGGTCGCGGGGAACGGTGCGGGTGGAGTCGGTAGCGGACGACGACGGACTACCGCTCGTGACGGTGACGATGACCGAAACAGTCGATCCGGACAGGCTTCCGGCGGTGGTCGCCCGGACAGTGCGCGGCGATCTGCGGATGGAGAGGATCGACACGTGGCGCACGGTCCGCGACGGAAGCGCATCGGGTCGGCTTTCCGGTAGCTCCACCGGGATCCCCGTCACGATCGACGGGGAGTACCGGTTGCGGCCCGGCGGTAGCGGGTCCGTGCTCGACATTCGTGGAACGGTCCGGGTTCGCATCCCGTTGCTGGGAAGCCAAATCGAGCTGATGGTGCGGAAGATGGTCGAACAGATGGTGGCGCGGGATCGTGATGAGGCCCAGCGCAGGCTCGATCGCGCGGTGTGA